From the genome of Procambarus clarkii isolate CNS0578487 chromosome 83, FALCON_Pclarkii_2.0, whole genome shotgun sequence, one region includes:
- the LOC138358482 gene encoding proline-rich protein HaeIII subfamily 1-like, producing the protein MVGETLAACGTSPPAGGGPSPPTGGGPSPPTGGGPSPPTGGGPSPPTGGGPSPPTGGGPSPPTGGGPSPPTGGGPSPPTGGGTSPPTSDGPSPPAGDGPSPPAGDGPSPPSGGGTSPPAGDGPSPPAGDGPSPPSGGGTSPPAGDGPSPPAGGGPSPPTGGGTSPPAGDGPSPPAGDGPSPPAGDGPSPPSGGGTSPPSGGGTSPPTGSGPSPPSGGGTSPPTGGGPSPPTGGGPSPPAGGGPSPSTGDGPSPPAGDGPSPPAGGGTSPPAGGGPSPPAGDGPSPPVGDGTSPPAGGGPSPPAGGGPSPPAGGGPSPPAGGGTSPPAGDGPSPPAGGCTSPPAGDATCPLKKNVNICLTSYYFIVIFYVAGHYNFPRI; encoded by the exons ATGGTGGGTGAGACACTGGCTGCTTGTGGCACCTCGCCACCCGCTGGTGGTGGCCCCTCGCCACCCACTGGTGGTGGCCCCTCGCCACCCACTGGTGGTGGCCCCTCGCCACCCACTGGTGGTGGCCCCTCGCCACCCACTGGTGGTGGCCCCTCGCCACCCACTGGTGGTGGCCCCTCGCCACCCACTGGTGGTGGCCCCTCGCCACCCACTGGTGGTGGCCCCTCGCCACccactggtggtggcacctcgCCACCCACTAGTGATGGCCCCTCGCCACCCGCTGGTGATGGCCCCTCGCCACCCGCTGGTGATGGCCCCTCGCCACCCTCTGGTGGTGGTACCTCGCCACCCGCTGGTGATGGCCCCTCGCCACCCGCTGGTGATGGCCCCTCGCCACCCTCTGGTGGTGGTACCTCGCCACCCGCTGGTGATGGCCCCTCGCCTCCCGCTGGTGGTGGCCCCTCGCCACCCACTGGTGGTGGTACCTCGCCACCCGCTGGTGATGGCCCCTCGCCACCCGCTGGTGATGGCCCCTCGCCACCCGCTGGTGATGGCCCCTCGCCACCCTCTGGTGGTGGTACCTCGCCACCCTCTGGTGGTGGTACATCGCCACCCACTGGTAGTGGCCCCTCGCCACCCTCTGGTGGTGGTACGTCGCCACCCACTGGTGGTGGCCCCTCGCCACCCACTGGAGGTGGCCCCTCGCCACCCGCTGGTGGTGGCCCCTCGCCATCCACTGGTGATGGCCCCTCGCCACCCGCTGGTGATGGCCCCTCGCCACCCGCTGGTGGTGGTACCTCGCCACCCGCTGGTGGTGGCCCCTCGCCACCCGCTGGTGATGGCCCCTCGCCACCCGTTGGTGATGGCACCTCGCCACCCGCTGGTGGTGGCCCCTCGCCACCCGCTGGTGGTGGCCCCTCGCCACCCGCTGGTGGTGGCCCCTCGCCACCCGCTGGTGGTGGCACTTCGCCACCCGCTGGTGATGGCCCCTCCCCACCCGCTGGTGGTTGCACCTCGCCACCCGCTGgtgatgcaacctgtcctcttaaaaagaacgtcaacatttgcc TTACCAGctattatttcattgttatattttatgtcgctggtcattacaattttccaagaatttaa